Proteins co-encoded in one Epinephelus moara isolate mb chromosome 11, YSFRI_EMoa_1.0, whole genome shotgun sequence genomic window:
- the ralaa gene encoding ras-related protein Ral-A, translated as MAAAKPKGQNSLALHKVIMVGSGGVGKSALTLQFMYDEFVEDYEPTKADSYRKKVVLDGEEVQIDILDTAGQEDYAAIRDNYFRSGEGFLCVFSITELESFAATVDFREQILRVKEDENVPFLLVGNKSDLDDRRQVSADEAKARAEQWGVCYVETSAKTRANVDKVFFDLMREIRARKMEDSKEKNGKKKSKSLAKRIRERCCIL; from the exons ATGGCAGCTGCTAAGCCGAAAGGGCAGAACTCTCTAGCCCTTCACAAAGTGATCATGGTGGGCAGTGGAGGAGTGGGGAAATCAGCCCTCACACTCCAGTTCATGTATGATGAG TTTGTTGAAGACTACGAGCCCACCAAAGCAGACAGCTACAGGAAGAAAGTGGTGCTGGACGGAGAGGAGGTACAGATTGACATCCTCGACACAGCTGGACAAGAGGACTATGCAGCCATCCGAGATAACTACTTCCGCAGCGGCGAGGGTTTCCTCTGTGTATTTTCCATCACAGAACTGGAATCATTTGCAGCAACAGTAGACTTCAG agAGCAGATCCTGCGAGTGAAGGAGGATGAGAATGTGCCCTTTCTCTTGGTTGGTAACAAGTCAGATTTGGACGACCGACGGCAGGTGAGCGCAGATGAGGCGAAGGCACGTGCCGAGCAGTGGGGCGTGTGCTATGTGGAGACTTCTGCCAAAACCCGTGCCAATGTTGACAAG gtgTTCTTTGACCTGATGAGAGAGATCCGGGCGAGGAAAATGGAGGACAGCAAAGAGAAGAACGGGAAGAAGAAAAGTAAAAGTTTGGCCAAGAGAATTAGAGAGAGATGCTGTATTTTATAG